The following coding sequences are from one Paenibacillus sp. JDR-2 window:
- a CDS encoding cache domain-containing sensor histidine kinase — translation MHSIQNRLFLLLFSSMMTLLILVSFLYYQKTAQIIHSKISDLAEKNVSQTVGLFDLLLEGYDSVTKSLNSNYELTRLLKEADNEKNISVSVMNERAITNIIGAAYFSRDDIIGIHVMTNGGKLYNYERRFAGLVNQDYTSADWYSKLKNSKGEMVWLGLMKGSVINSMLPEPVFVFGRQLFDLNNYKPVGIVLIESDPNPILSALSNASISPNSRVFIVDKNNGVIASTDKNQDDLSMEPTGEPQAVPSFNGLPRPKGNEIVVDNKTSQLIVAAKTAVAEWTVFGLTPKTDISEELVQTRLYLLAVIIAVILLSIMLATLISRNISSPLKLLIREMKQVELGNFRGAVNVKSFEEINSLVSSFNRMVHRIDELIERITLSSISEKNAELQALQSQVNPHFLYNTLDMIYWMLDERENDRLGRVILSLSHMFRYSSDWEEASKTTLRQELEQMRHYMTIIENRLVGRVSTEIQVDNIWLDAIVPKMTIQPVIENAVKSGLEPLDRPGLLRVSTIADEEANELRIVIEDNGVGIDEEELKKLQAMLEDSSPGRNYNAAQQGRGRRGIGLPNVHRRIVLMYGEPYGLRITSELGKGTTVIIAIPLPARGGKTGDEHINRG, via the coding sequence ATGCACTCTATACAGAATCGGTTGTTTTTATTGCTGTTTTCATCGATGATGACGCTGCTCATCTTGGTCAGCTTCCTCTATTATCAGAAGACAGCCCAGATTATTCATTCAAAGATCAGTGATCTTGCGGAGAAGAACGTTTCCCAAACGGTAGGGTTATTTGATCTGCTTCTTGAGGGATATGACAGCGTGACCAAATCACTTAACAGTAACTATGAATTGACCAGACTGCTTAAGGAAGCAGACAATGAGAAGAATATAAGCGTCAGTGTCATGAATGAACGGGCGATTACGAATATTATTGGAGCCGCATACTTTTCGCGAGATGATATTATAGGCATCCATGTCATGACCAATGGCGGAAAGCTGTACAACTATGAACGGCGGTTCGCCGGCTTAGTCAATCAGGATTACACGTCTGCTGATTGGTACAGCAAGCTTAAAAATTCAAAAGGCGAGATGGTATGGCTTGGCTTGATGAAAGGCTCGGTTATTAACAGCATGCTGCCAGAGCCTGTATTTGTATTTGGACGTCAGCTGTTTGATCTTAATAATTATAAGCCAGTTGGCATTGTCTTGATCGAGTCGGATCCGAATCCGATTCTATCGGCCTTGTCTAACGCGTCGATCAGCCCAAACAGCCGGGTATTTATCGTTGATAAGAACAATGGCGTAATCGCATCGACGGATAAAAATCAGGATGATTTGTCGATGGAGCCAACCGGCGAGCCGCAGGCGGTACCTTCTTTTAATGGGCTGCCTAGACCTAAGGGTAATGAGATCGTTGTGGATAATAAGACCAGTCAATTAATTGTTGCTGCCAAAACAGCCGTGGCGGAATGGACGGTGTTTGGGCTGACGCCAAAGACGGACATCAGCGAAGAGCTTGTTCAGACGAGACTGTATCTGCTTGCCGTCATTATCGCGGTTATCTTGTTGTCGATTATGCTGGCAACCTTGATCTCGCGGAATATATCCTCTCCGCTGAAGCTCTTGATCAGGGAGATGAAGCAGGTGGAGCTGGGTAATTTCAGGGGTGCGGTGAATGTTAAATCTTTCGAGGAAATAAACAGCTTGGTCTCTTCCTTTAACCGGATGGTTCATCGGATCGACGAGCTGATTGAGCGAATCACTCTCTCCTCCATAAGCGAAAAAAACGCGGAGCTGCAGGCGCTTCAGTCGCAGGTGAACCCGCATTTCCTGTACAATACGCTGGATATGATTTATTGGATGCTGGACGAGCGGGAGAATGACCGGCTGGGACGCGTTATTTTGTCGCTGTCCCACATGTTCCGTTACAGCAGTGACTGGGAGGAAGCCTCGAAGACGACGCTCCGCCAGGAGCTGGAGCAAATGAGGCATTACATGACGATTATTGAAAACCGTCTGGTCGGACGCGTAAGCACCGAAATTCAGGTGGACAACATATGGCTCGATGCTATCGTTCCGAAGATGACGATTCAGCCCGTCATCGAGAACGCGGTGAAAAGCGGCCTTGAGCCTCTCGACCGTCCGGGACTGCTGAGAGTATCGACAATAGCCGACGAGGAAGCCAATGAGCTGCGTATCGTTATTGAAGATAATGGCGTTGGCATTGATGAAGAAGAACTGAAGAAGCTGCAAGCCATGCTTGAGGATTCCAGTCCCGGCCGAAATTACAATGCGGCGCAGCAAGGGCGGGGCAGAAGAGGGATTGGCCTTCCGAATGTGCACCGCCGTATTGTTCTAATGTACGGCGAACCGTACGGCTTGCGGATTACAAGTGAATTAGGAAAAGGGACGACGGTTATTATCGCAATTCCACTGCCTGCTAGAGGAGGTAAAACGGGCGATGAACATATTAATCGTGGATGA
- a CDS encoding ABC transporter permease subunit — protein MWVLLSALIVTQLYPLLWLAIYSLKTNEEILSGQFFALPHALQWGNYSAAMESGNYVKYLLNSLKVTLITMVGVLFLSSLVSFAISRFKWKYGQAVMVVFLIGMMIPMQATLLPLMIIFKNMHILNTHWSLILPYIAFQTPIAVFILSGFMKSIPNEIEESAIVDGAGVFRIFWNIILPVSVPPMMTVCILTFINIWNEYILAATFISSERLKTLPFGVYSFVSQYSVNYGAIGAFLVLGALPVIIIYFLLADKITKGMVAGAVKG, from the coding sequence ATGTGGGTTCTTCTGTCAGCTCTGATTGTCACCCAATTGTATCCGCTCTTGTGGCTGGCTATCTACTCGTTAAAGACTAACGAAGAAATTTTGTCCGGCCAATTCTTTGCTCTGCCGCATGCTCTGCAGTGGGGCAACTACAGTGCTGCGATGGAGTCGGGCAATTACGTTAAATATCTGCTTAACAGCTTGAAAGTTACATTGATTACAATGGTTGGCGTTTTGTTCCTCAGCTCGCTAGTATCGTTTGCCATCAGCCGCTTCAAGTGGAAATACGGTCAGGCGGTTATGGTTGTCTTCCTGATCGGGATGATGATTCCGATGCAGGCGACACTGCTGCCGCTGATGATTATCTTCAAGAACATGCATATTCTGAATACGCATTGGTCCCTTATCTTGCCTTACATTGCATTCCAGACGCCAATTGCCGTATTTATTCTTAGCGGATTCATGAAGTCGATTCCTAATGAAATTGAAGAATCGGCCATCGTGGACGGAGCAGGCGTCTTCCGGATATTCTGGAACATTATCCTGCCGGTATCGGTTCCGCCGATGATGACGGTATGTATTCTGACCTTCATCAACATCTGGAACGAGTACATCCTGGCAGCAACCTTTATCTCGTCCGAACGATTGAAAACATTGCCGTTCGGGGTATACAGCTTCGTCAGCCAGTATTCGGTTAACTACGGAGCGATCGGCGCATTCCTCGTGCTCGGGGCATTGCCGGTTATCATTATTTACTTCTTGCTCGCAGATAAGATCACAAAAGGTATGGTAGCAGGCGCGGTGAAGGGTTAA
- a CDS encoding NAD(P)-dependent oxidoreductase gives MKIAIFGATGRVGRMVTALALRDGHTVKALVRTPDKLKGLADSSPGLTLAEGNAASAEALAETVSGADAVISALSTDGGSLLSDSFPLILEAMKRLEIKRIVAIGTAGVLDSRTEPGLLRYQSSESRRTLTRAAEEHHAVLRLLEESELDWTLVCPTYLPDGPAEGGYRSERGYLPENGTRITTGDTAEFAYAQLFSSQYVRMKAGIAY, from the coding sequence ATGAAAATCGCTATTTTCGGGGCAACCGGCCGGGTCGGACGTATGGTTACGGCTCTTGCGCTCCGCGACGGACATACGGTGAAAGCTCTTGTGCGGACACCGGATAAATTAAAGGGGCTGGCGGACAGCTCACCAGGACTGACACTCGCGGAAGGGAATGCGGCTTCCGCCGAGGCCCTCGCCGAAACCGTATCCGGGGCAGATGCCGTCATCAGCGCATTAAGCACCGACGGCGGCTCCCTCTTATCGGACAGCTTCCCGCTTATCCTCGAAGCCATGAAACGGCTTGAGATCAAACGGATTGTCGCCATTGGCACGGCGGGAGTACTGGATAGCCGGACTGAACCGGGCTTGCTGCGGTATCAATCCAGCGAATCAAGAAGAACGCTCACCCGGGCCGCCGAGGAGCATCATGCGGTGCTCCGGCTGCTGGAGGAATCAGAGCTGGATTGGACGCTGGTCTGCCCGACTTATTTGCCGGACGGTCCGGCCGAAGGAGGCTACCGGTCAGAGCGCGGCTACCTGCCGGAGAATGGGACCCGGATTACGACAGGCGACACGGCCGAATTCGCCTATGCTCAGCTGTTTAGCAGCCAGTATGTAAGAATGAAGGCGGGTATTGCCTATTAG
- a CDS encoding MarR family winged helix-turn-helix transcriptional regulator, whose product MDTNELLKLENQLCFAFYSCSREITKLYRPLLAELGLTYTQYITMLALWEQDNVSVKELGVKLLLDSGTLTPLLKKLESMGLLTRARDKSDERHLIVRLTEQGQALKDKASCVPLRLFEGTAVEPEEIFALRSQVQTLMSKMNDAT is encoded by the coding sequence ATGGACACCAACGAACTGCTAAAGCTGGAGAATCAGCTGTGCTTTGCTTTTTATTCCTGCTCGAGAGAAATTACGAAGCTGTACCGTCCTTTACTCGCCGAGCTTGGACTTACGTATACGCAATACATTACGATGCTTGCCCTGTGGGAGCAGGACAATGTATCCGTGAAGGAGCTCGGAGTGAAGCTCCTTCTCGATTCCGGAACGCTCACGCCGCTGCTTAAGAAGCTGGAATCCATGGGGCTTCTGACAAGGGCGCGGGATAAATCCGATGAACGGCATTTGATCGTCCGCCTAACCGAGCAAGGTCAGGCGCTTAAGGATAAAGCATCCTGCGTACCCCTGCGGTTATTCGAAGGCACGGCGGTTGAGCCGGAAGAGATCTTCGCGCTTCGAAGCCAGGTACAGACGCTGATGAGCAAGATGAACGACGCAACCTAA
- a CDS encoding Glu/Leu/Phe/Val family dehydrogenase, producing MDLRSLLNLDDYERLEVIHDARSGLTAVIAIHSTKLGPGLGGCRMWNYPSVEDAIIDAVRLARGMTYKSAMAELPFGGGKAVIIGDPGKDKNERLFRAFGRFINRLQGEYITGMDVGTTSADMDWVFQETRYVTDISGSLGAAGTFTADMTAYGVFLAMKASLKKMDGSESLSGKVVAVQGLGKVGMFLCRYLALAGAKLVVTDLNDELVRKAVQHYGARAVGVDQIVHELCDIYAPCALGGIINDASIPQLQCRIVAGAANNQLAEERHGDVLHQRGILYAPDYVINAGGIIVTAAELNDNSPSYARSRVEQISRTLTNVFDWSDKHGVSTAKAANQLTEQLLGE from the coding sequence ATGGATTTGCGGAGCTTGTTAAACCTTGATGACTATGAACGGCTTGAGGTAATCCATGATGCGCGAAGCGGACTTACCGCAGTTATCGCAATCCATAGCACAAAGCTTGGCCCCGGGCTTGGGGGCTGCAGAATGTGGAACTACCCTTCCGTGGAGGATGCAATCATAGATGCCGTCAGGCTGGCCCGCGGCATGACTTATAAATCGGCGATGGCGGAGCTGCCCTTCGGCGGAGGCAAAGCGGTTATTATCGGAGATCCGGGCAAAGACAAAAACGAACGGCTGTTCCGTGCCTTCGGGCGGTTTATTAATCGGCTGCAGGGTGAGTATATTACCGGCATGGATGTGGGAACGACTTCAGCCGATATGGACTGGGTGTTCCAGGAGACGCGGTACGTCACCGATATCTCAGGATCACTAGGCGCAGCGGGTACCTTTACGGCGGATATGACCGCTTACGGCGTCTTTCTGGCAATGAAGGCCTCCCTGAAAAAAATGGACGGCTCGGAAAGCCTGTCCGGCAAAGTCGTTGCGGTTCAGGGACTCGGAAAAGTCGGCATGTTCCTCTGTCGTTACCTGGCGCTTGCAGGAGCTAAGCTGGTCGTAACCGACCTGAACGACGAGCTCGTCCGGAAGGCCGTGCAGCATTACGGTGCCCGGGCCGTCGGCGTGGATCAAATCGTGCATGAGCTGTGCGATATCTACGCCCCTTGCGCGCTTGGCGGCATCATTAACGATGCGAGTATCCCGCAGCTTCAATGCCGGATTGTTGCCGGAGCGGCCAACAATCAACTGGCGGAGGAGCGCCATGGCGATGTGCTGCATCAGCGGGGCATCCTGTATGCGCCGGACTATGTGATCAACGCCGGCGGAATCATCGTGACCGCCGCCGAGTTGAACGACAACTCCCCGTCCTACGCCAGAAGCCGCGTCGAACAGATCTCCCGCACGCTGACGAACGTATTCGACTGGTCCGACAAGCATGGCGTATCCACGGCCAAAGCCGCCAACCAGCTGACCGAGCAGCTGCTCGGCGAATAA
- a CDS encoding glutathione peroxidase: protein MSLYNIEVNTIKGEKQTLAPYEGQVLLIVNTATKCGFAPQFKGLQKLHDTYKEKGFAVLGFPSSQFMNQELENNAEIAQSCELNFGVNFPLYARIDVNGDTAHPLFQKLKKDARGILGSKRIKWNFTKFLVNKEGKVVKRFGPNVTPERIDSEIQALLSK from the coding sequence ATGTCCTTATACAATATTGAAGTCAACACGATTAAAGGCGAGAAACAAACGCTAGCTCCGTACGAAGGCCAAGTGCTGCTAATCGTAAATACGGCGACCAAGTGCGGATTTGCTCCGCAGTTCAAAGGACTGCAGAAGCTTCATGACACGTACAAAGAGAAGGGCTTTGCGGTATTAGGCTTCCCGAGCAGCCAGTTTATGAATCAAGAGCTCGAGAATAACGCGGAGATCGCGCAGTCCTGCGAGCTGAACTTTGGCGTGAATTTCCCGCTCTACGCGAGAATCGACGTTAACGGAGACACTGCGCATCCCCTGTTCCAGAAGCTGAAGAAGGATGCACGAGGTATCCTTGGTTCGAAGCGCATTAAATGGAACTTTACGAAATTCCTTGTGAACAAGGAAGGCAAAGTCGTGAAGCGGTTTGGTCCAAACGTGACGCCGGAGCGAATTGATTCCGAGATCCAAGCCTTGCTTAGCAAGTAA
- a CDS encoding ABC transporter ATP-binding protein: MSNVVEVSRLTKSYGNVTAVNEVSFKLEADKIYGLLGRNGAGKTTIMHMITAQLFATSGVLKVFGEEPYENSRVLSQICFIKESQKYPDNYTVNDVLELSSSLFPNWDREFAKELVKDFQLPLKRKMKKLSRGMHSSVGIIVGLASRAPLTIFDEPYLGLDAVARALFYDRLIEDYSEKPRTIILSTHLIDEVSRLLEHIIVIDGGEVLINEDAEELRGSAYSVAGTSTAVESFIAGKTVISREPFGALLTVGITGRLSEQERKKADALGLAIAPISLQQMIVQLTSKKTDVKGGSRK, translated from the coding sequence ATGAGCAACGTTGTTGAGGTAAGTCGTTTAACCAAATCGTACGGGAATGTTACGGCCGTTAACGAGGTGTCGTTCAAGCTTGAGGCGGACAAAATTTACGGCCTGCTGGGAAGAAACGGCGCCGGCAAAACCACGATTATGCATATGATTACCGCTCAGCTGTTCGCCACAAGCGGCGTGCTGAAGGTATTCGGCGAAGAGCCGTACGAGAACTCCCGCGTGCTCAGCCAAATCTGCTTCATTAAGGAAAGCCAGAAGTATCCGGATAACTACACGGTAAACGATGTGCTGGAGTTGTCCTCCTCCCTGTTCCCGAACTGGGATAGAGAGTTTGCGAAGGAACTGGTCAAAGACTTTCAGCTGCCGCTGAAGCGCAAGATGAAAAAGCTGTCCCGCGGCATGCACTCTTCCGTCGGCATTATCGTCGGGCTGGCCAGCCGCGCTCCGCTTACGATTTTTGACGAACCGTACCTGGGTCTCGACGCCGTTGCCAGAGCCTTGTTCTATGACCGGCTGATTGAGGACTATTCCGAGAAGCCGCGGACGATCATCCTGTCGACGCATCTGATCGATGAAGTAAGCCGTCTGCTCGAGCATATTATCGTCATCGACGGAGGCGAGGTTCTTATTAATGAAGATGCTGAAGAGCTGCGCGGCTCCGCTTATTCCGTGGCGGGTACGTCAACCGCGGTGGAAAGCTTTATTGCCGGCAAAACCGTCATTTCGCGAGAACCTTTCGGTGCTCTTCTGACAGTGGGCATTACCGGCAGGTTGTCCGAACAGGAGCGGAAGAAAGCCGATGCTCTTGGCCTAGCGATAGCCCCGATTTCCTTGCAGCAGATGATCGTTCAGTTAACGAGCAAAAAAACGGATGTTAAAGGAGGCTCCCGTAAATGA
- a CDS encoding carbohydrate ABC transporter permease yields MNVLKVSKLTIALFVLPCLILYVCLVFVPIIVSLYTSTLEWNGIGASKFIGLDNFNKLLFHDAVFWPAVRHTLMFAVFSMLEIPIALFVAILLSRFVKKPNFLVSSYFMPVILSVVIIGQLWKTIYNPASMGGMLNQVLDWVGLHSWSQQWLTDPDIAMYSLYFVALWQYLGYHTLIQFTGIQNIPSDIYEAAKIDGAEGLKADWYITLPMNVPIFKISIVLAFIGSLQSFDMIMVMTGGGPGNATDVIATHMYRMSILSMKYGYGSAIAAILVVVCLVATVVINYGFNRLERKYT; encoded by the coding sequence ATGAACGTACTGAAGGTTTCGAAGTTAACGATAGCGCTGTTCGTGCTGCCGTGTTTGATACTCTATGTCTGTCTGGTTTTTGTTCCAATCATCGTTTCCTTGTATACCAGCACGCTTGAATGGAACGGGATCGGCGCTTCAAAATTTATCGGTCTGGACAACTTCAACAAATTGTTATTCCATGATGCCGTATTTTGGCCAGCTGTACGCCATACCCTGATGTTTGCTGTATTTTCCATGCTTGAAATTCCAATCGCTTTGTTTGTCGCAATCTTGCTTAGCCGCTTCGTAAAGAAGCCGAATTTCCTTGTATCCAGTTATTTTATGCCGGTAATTTTGTCGGTTGTTATTATCGGACAACTTTGGAAAACAATCTACAACCCTGCGTCCATGGGCGGAATGCTTAACCAGGTACTTGACTGGGTAGGCCTGCACAGCTGGTCCCAGCAGTGGTTGACGGATCCAGATATCGCGATGTACAGCTTGTACTTCGTTGCTTTGTGGCAATACCTTGGTTATCACACTCTCATCCAGTTTACGGGTATTCAGAACATTCCGTCGGATATTTATGAGGCAGCCAAAATTGATGGCGCTGAAGGCTTGAAAGCTGACTGGTATATTACCTTGCCAATGAACGTTCCGATCTTCAAGATTTCGATTGTCCTTGCCTTTATCGGCTCGCTGCAATCGTTCGACATGATTATGGTTATGACAGGCGGCGGTCCTGGTAACGCAACGGACGTTATCGCGACCCATATGTACAGAATGTCAATCTTGTCGATGAAATACGGATACGGAAGTGCCATTGCAGCCATTCTGGTTGTAGTCTGTCTTGTAGCAACAGTGGTTATCAACTATGGATTCAACCGTCTGGAACGGAAATACACGTAA
- a CDS encoding extracellular solute-binding protein translates to MAKMNMKSVLGLVLAGSLAISLTACGSNSNNGDKNANSGASNNAGATNAATEKPASNEKVTITFQNIYPDPTDPKNGMMKKIVKQYETDHPNVKIELDSLNTDQQKQKLKTQAASHEVPDITIVNPAAQMQPYVDAKLFAPLNDMVEQNGLKDTFQEGVLDFYTFDNNLYALPDGNNIGVVYYNKDLFQQAGIANPPTTFEEMIADVKTLKAKGIQPMAIGEKDTWTGSFLFMNILLRTNGGPGFLSDVVAGKKTFEDPAFVEAVDAMQNLIQAGAFQEGVTSFDYNAGENIFKTGKAAMYYMGSWATGGIETSEALKDKVGVFKFPTVNGKGDPNQFMLAPGSAFAISADSKHLQETKDFLNYFMLNFPKEAFAVKGAVGLAQKVDGDFKAAGYSDMAISVLDLFKDVKGGDLSFDNTMNPGTSQGHLTSLQNIFVQKKDSAEVAKEHQTAYESNK, encoded by the coding sequence ATGGCTAAAATGAATATGAAGAGCGTTCTTGGTCTTGTACTTGCAGGTTCCTTGGCAATCAGCTTGACAGCATGCGGCTCTAATAGCAATAACGGCGATAAAAATGCCAACTCCGGCGCTTCCAACAATGCGGGAGCGACTAACGCGGCTACAGAGAAGCCGGCAAGCAACGAGAAAGTTACGATTACTTTCCAAAACATTTATCCAGATCCAACGGATCCGAAAAACGGCATGATGAAAAAGATCGTAAAACAATACGAAACTGATCATCCAAACGTGAAGATCGAGCTGGACTCCTTGAATACCGACCAACAAAAGCAAAAGCTGAAAACGCAAGCAGCTTCGCATGAAGTGCCGGACATCACAATCGTTAACCCGGCAGCTCAAATGCAGCCGTACGTTGATGCAAAACTGTTTGCACCGCTGAACGACATGGTTGAGCAAAACGGCCTGAAGGATACATTCCAAGAAGGCGTTCTTGACTTCTATACATTCGACAATAACTTGTACGCATTGCCGGACGGCAACAACATCGGCGTTGTTTACTACAACAAAGATCTGTTCCAACAAGCTGGCATCGCTAACCCGCCGACAACATTCGAAGAAATGATCGCAGACGTTAAAACCCTGAAAGCTAAAGGCATCCAGCCAATGGCAATCGGTGAAAAAGATACTTGGACGGGTTCGTTCCTGTTCATGAACATCCTGCTTCGCACAAACGGCGGCCCTGGCTTCCTGTCTGATGTTGTAGCTGGAAAGAAAACATTCGAAGATCCAGCATTCGTTGAAGCTGTAGACGCTATGCAAAACCTGATTCAAGCAGGAGCGTTCCAAGAAGGCGTTACATCGTTCGACTATAACGCTGGCGAGAACATTTTCAAAACGGGTAAAGCTGCCATGTACTACATGGGTTCGTGGGCAACTGGCGGTATCGAAACATCCGAAGCTTTGAAGGATAAAGTAGGCGTATTCAAATTCCCTACTGTAAACGGCAAAGGCGACCCTAACCAATTCATGCTTGCTCCAGGTTCCGCATTCGCGATCTCTGCAGACAGCAAACACCTGCAAGAAACAAAAGATTTCCTGAACTACTTCATGCTGAACTTCCCTAAAGAAGCGTTTGCGGTTAAAGGCGCTGTAGGTCTTGCGCAAAAAGTTGACGGCGACTTCAAAGCTGCCGGATACTCCGACATGGCGATCAGTGTACTGGACCTGTTCAAAGATGTTAAAGGCGGCGACCTGTCGTTCGATAACACAATGAACCCTGGTACTTCTCAAGGCCACTTGACTTCTCTCCAAAACATCTTCGTTCAGAAGAAAGATTCGGCAGAAGTTGCAAAAGAGCACCAAACAGCTTACGAAAGCAATAAATAA
- a CDS encoding polysaccharide deacetylase family protein, translated as MIRARVALWTNVILLLICLGLLAVACSVPESNKSVSFYVNGEKLKQPPAVDLVDGEPMVPAAFLESTFKSKLEWTLENPGTNGTYYSDKVAVLMYHDLSDKTAKKTNNAEAESAISLDVFKEQMELLKADGFHVISIDQYADFIANKGNVPANAVLLTFDDGYESFYTKAFPVLKQHNYPAVNFVIVSGADNADKPKQVGRPKMTWTQMREMQKSGMSFYNHTYDSHKYGVMRADGLTKPVLTRHQYLKKEQRVETDEEYHNRVKTDLEKAEQHLKAELGNTKGIIAFPYGAYNAEVLDILKEVGISLSFTVKEGINGRGQTNGFRVNGAREGESAKQLMEKLKALDLENAPVMVHMDGQTAAFTEQPYKGPNGVMIPLKEYCKMKGMKLSWSKHKKQYKITAV; from the coding sequence ATGATTCGTGCCCGTGTAGCTCTTTGGACTAATGTTATTCTATTGCTCATTTGTTTAGGGCTCCTAGCTGTTGCTTGTTCCGTGCCGGAAAGCAATAAATCGGTCAGCTTCTATGTGAACGGCGAGAAGCTAAAGCAGCCGCCTGCCGTGGATCTGGTTGACGGCGAACCGATGGTGCCGGCCGCATTCCTGGAGTCGACCTTTAAATCCAAGCTGGAGTGGACGCTGGAGAATCCGGGAACAAACGGAACTTACTATTCGGACAAGGTTGCCGTACTGATGTATCATGATCTATCGGATAAGACGGCGAAGAAAACCAATAACGCGGAGGCCGAGTCGGCTATTTCGCTTGATGTGTTCAAGGAACAGATGGAACTGCTGAAGGCAGACGGATTCCATGTCATTTCCATCGATCAATATGCGGATTTTATCGCGAATAAAGGCAATGTGCCGGCTAATGCGGTACTGCTGACTTTTGACGACGGTTATGAGAGCTTCTATACGAAGGCCTTTCCGGTGCTGAAGCAGCATAACTATCCTGCGGTTAATTTCGTGATTGTCTCCGGTGCGGACAATGCGGATAAACCGAAGCAGGTCGGCCGTCCGAAAATGACCTGGACCCAAATGCGCGAGATGCAAAAGTCCGGCATGTCCTTCTATAACCATACTTATGACAGCCACAAATACGGCGTTATGCGCGCGGACGGCTTGACGAAGCCTGTGCTGACCCGCCACCAATATTTGAAGAAAGAACAGCGTGTCGAGACGGATGAGGAATATCATAACCGGGTGAAGACGGATCTCGAGAAAGCGGAACAGCACTTGAAAGCAGAGCTTGGCAATACAAAGGGCATTATCGCGTTTCCTTACGGGGCTTATAATGCGGAAGTACTGGATATTTTGAAGGAAGTAGGTATTTCGTTGTCCTTTACGGTTAAGGAAGGAATCAACGGCCGCGGGCAGACAAACGGCTTCCGCGTGAACGGAGCGAGGGAAGGGGAGTCGGCCAAACAGCTGATGGAGAAGCTGAAGGCGCTGGATCTGGAGAACGCTCCTGTTATGGTTCATATGGACGGCCAGACCGCGGCCTTTACGGAGCAGCCCTACAAAGGACCTAATGGCGTGATGATTCCGCTAAAGGAGTACTGCAAGATGAAAGGCATGAAGCTCAGCTGGAGCAAGCACAAGAAGCAATACAAAATTACAGCGGTTTAA
- a CDS encoding GntR family transcriptional regulator yields MTIIIDDSRPIFVQIAERIEDDIIQGRLPEESQVPSKNEFASFYQINPATAAKGVNLLVDEGILYKKRGIGMFVATGARAVLVEKRKEQFFEQYVVTMMREAEKLGISADQLTEMIRRGEAK; encoded by the coding sequence ATGACCATAATCATCGACGATAGTCGCCCTATCTTTGTACAAATTGCAGAACGAATCGAAGACGACATCATTCAAGGTAGGCTTCCGGAGGAATCGCAGGTCCCTTCGAAGAACGAATTCGCCTCCTTTTATCAGATTAACCCCGCTACAGCCGCGAAGGGCGTCAACCTGCTGGTGGACGAAGGAATCTTGTATAAGAAAAGAGGGATTGGGATGTTTGTAGCCACAGGCGCGCGTGCCGTACTGGTCGAGAAACGCAAGGAGCAATTTTTCGAGCAATACGTCGTAACCATGATGCGGGAAGCCGAGAAGCTCGGCATTTCGGCGGATCAATTAACGGAAATGATTCGGAGAGGGGAGGCCAAATAA